From the Acidovorax carolinensis genome, one window contains:
- a CDS encoding type I restriction-modification system subunit M translates to MTEQNQIQLGKTLWAIADQLRGAMDADDFRDYMLSFLFLRYLSDNYETAAKKELGSDYPKLAEDDGRVPLAVWYADNAADVPAFEKQMRRKVHYVIEPQHLWSSIAHMARTQHAGLLNTLQEGFKYIETESFQSTFGGLFSEIDLGSPKLGKTYTERNAKLCVVIQKIAEGLADFSTNVDALGDAYEYLIGQFAAGSGKKAGEFYTPQQISDILSTIVTLDSQEPKTGVKQRLDSVMDFACGSGSLLLNVRKRMGPHGIGKIYGQEKNITTYNLARMNMLLHGVKDTEFEIFHGDTLANDWDMLRELNPAKKPTFDAIVANPPFSYRWEPNEAMADDVRFKSHGLAPKSAADFAFLLHGFHFLKDEGVMAIILPHGVLFRGGAEERIRKKLLLDGHIDTVIGLPSNLFYSTGIPVCILVLKKCKKPDDVLFINAAEHFAKGKRQNQLTDEHIAKIIKTYQFRDEEARYSRRVEMAEIEKNDFNLNISRYISTAVGEAEIDLSATHGGLVEIEKAIAAAKHKHNDFLKDLGLSPLP, encoded by the coding sequence ATGACCGAACAAAACCAAATACAACTGGGCAAGACCCTGTGGGCCATTGCCGACCAACTGCGCGGTGCGATGGATGCGGATGATTTCCGCGACTACATGCTGTCGTTTCTGTTTCTGCGCTATCTGTCAGACAACTACGAAACTGCCGCCAAAAAAGAACTGGGCAGCGACTACCCCAAGCTGGCAGAAGATGACGGCAGGGTGCCCCTGGCCGTTTGGTATGCCGACAACGCAGCCGATGTGCCCGCGTTTGAAAAACAGATGCGCCGCAAGGTGCACTACGTGATCGAGCCGCAGCACCTGTGGAGCAGTATTGCGCACATGGCGCGCACGCAGCACGCGGGCTTGCTCAACACACTGCAAGAGGGCTTCAAATACATCGAAACCGAGTCTTTTCAGAGCACGTTTGGCGGGTTGTTTTCTGAAATTGACCTGGGCTCGCCCAAGCTAGGCAAGACCTACACCGAGCGCAATGCGAAGCTGTGCGTGGTGATCCAGAAGATTGCGGAAGGATTGGCAGACTTTTCAACCAACGTGGATGCGCTGGGCGATGCGTATGAGTACTTGATTGGCCAGTTTGCGGCAGGCTCGGGCAAGAAGGCGGGCGAGTTTTATACGCCGCAGCAAATTTCGGACATCCTCTCTACCATCGTGACGCTGGACAGCCAGGAGCCCAAAACCGGCGTGAAGCAGCGCCTGGACAGCGTGATGGACTTTGCCTGTGGGTCGGGCTCGCTGCTTTTGAACGTGCGCAAGCGCATGGGGCCGCATGGCATTGGCAAGATTTACGGGCAAGAGAAGAACATCACCACCTACAACCTGGCGCGCATGAACATGCTGCTGCATGGGGTGAAAGACACGGAGTTTGAAATCTTCCACGGCGACACGCTGGCCAACGACTGGGACATGCTGCGCGAGCTGAACCCGGCCAAGAAGCCCACGTTCGATGCCATCGTGGCCAACCCGCCGTTCAGCTACCGCTGGGAGCCCAACGAGGCGATGGCGGACGATGTGCGCTTTAAAAGCCACGGCCTGGCACCCAAGTCCGCCGCTGACTTTGCCTTTTTGCTGCACGGCTTTCACTTCCTGAAGGACGAGGGTGTGATGGCCATCATCCTGCCGCACGGGGTGCTGTTCCGCGGCGGTGCGGAGGAGCGCATTCGCAAGAAGCTATTGCTGGACGGCCACATCGACACGGTGATTGGCTTGCCGTCCAACCTGTTCTATTCCACGGGCATCCCGGTGTGCATCCTGGTGCTGAAAAAGTGCAAGAAGCCGGACGACGTGTTGTTCATCAATGCGGCTGAACACTTTGCCAAAGGCAAGCGCCAGAACCAGCTGACGGATGAGCACATTGCCAAGATCATCAAAACCTATCAGTTCCGCGATGAAGAGGCGCGCTATTCGCGGCGCGTGGAGATGGCAGAGATCGAGAAGAACGATTTCAACCTGAATATTTCGCGCTACATCAGCACGGCGGTGGGTGAGGCGGAGATTGACCTGTCGGCCACGCATGGTGGACTGGTCGAGATTGAGAAAGCCATTGCGGCGGCCAAGCACAAACACAACGATTTTCTGAAAGACCTGGGCTTGAGCCCGTTGCCATGA
- a CDS encoding virulence RhuM family protein, protein MSGLILYTTDDGKSQIQLRAKDQTVWLSQREMAELFDVSTDNVGLHLKNIYEDGELSRGATAEESSVVQTEGTRQVQRPVTLYNLDAILAVGYRVRSPRGVQFRRWASTVLKEYLVKGFVMDDERLKNPDGRPDYFDEMLARIRDIRASEKRFYQKVRDLFALAADYDKTDEATQTFFATVQNLLLYAVTQKTAAELIVSRANPADPHFGLLTWKGTQVRKQDILVAKNYLTEDEVDTLNRLVVIFLETAELRAKRQTVTSMGFWRENVGQIIVSNGFQLLSGAGTVSHARMEQKLEPLYLDFDLRRKAEEARAADAQDEAELKALENTLKNRTKP, encoded by the coding sequence ATGAGCGGCCTGATTCTGTACACCACCGACGACGGCAAGAGCCAGATTCAACTGCGCGCCAAAGACCAAACCGTCTGGCTCTCTCAGCGGGAAATGGCCGAGTTGTTCGATGTCAGTACGGACAACGTCGGGCTGCACCTCAAGAACATTTATGAAGATGGCGAACTGAGCCGGGGGGCAACTGCCGAGGAATCCTCGGTAGTTCAAACCGAGGGCACGCGCCAGGTGCAGCGCCCCGTCACGCTCTACAACCTCGACGCCATACTGGCCGTGGGCTACCGCGTGCGCTCGCCGCGTGGTGTGCAATTTCGCCGCTGGGCGTCTACGGTGCTTAAGGAGTACCTGGTCAAGGGCTTTGTGATGGACGACGAGCGGCTTAAGAACCCGGATGGCCGCCCGGACTACTTTGACGAGATGCTGGCGCGCATCCGGGACATTCGGGCCTCGGAAAAGCGCTTTTATCAAAAGGTGCGCGACCTGTTTGCCCTGGCGGCGGACTACGACAAGACGGATGAGGCCACGCAGACCTTTTTTGCCACGGTGCAGAACCTGCTGCTGTATGCGGTGACGCAAAAGACGGCGGCAGAACTCATCGTGAGCCGCGCCAACCCAGCCGACCCGCACTTCGGCCTGCTGACCTGGAAGGGCACCCAGGTGCGCAAGCAGGACATTTTGGTGGCCAAGAACTACCTGACCGAAGACGAAGTGGACACACTGAACCGGCTGGTGGTGATCTTCTTGGAAACCGCCGAGCTGCGCGCCAAACGGCAAACCGTGACCAGCATGGGCTTTTGGCGCGAGAACGTGGGGCAGATCATTGTGTCCAACGGGTTCCAGCTGCTCAGCGGGGCTGGCACCGTCAGCCACGCCCGCATGGAGCAAAAGCTGGAGCCGCTGTATCTGGACTTTGACCTACGCCGCAAGGCTGAAGAAGCTCGTGCCGCGGATGCTCAGGATGAAGCTGAACTCAAGGCGCTGGAAAACACCCTCAAGAATCGCACTAAACCATGA